The Leclercia sp. S52 genome has a segment encoding these proteins:
- a CDS encoding aldehyde dehydrogenase family protein: MSDTQVAVLHCVQQFLDRQHGLWIEGRHSASDSEKRLEIFNPATGQVIASTADASAQDVDRAVMSGWRAFVARSWSGKLPAERERILLRFADLVEQHTEELAQLETLEQGKSINISRAFEVGCTLNWMRYTAGLTTKISGKTLDLSIPMPQGARYQAWTRKEPIGVVAGIVPWNFPLLIGMWKVMPALAAGCSIVIKPSETTPLTLLRVAELASEAGIPDGVFNVVTGSGAVCGAALTNHPHIAKVSFTGSTATGKQIARSAADRLMGVTLELGGKNPAIVLKDADPSWVIEGLMTGSFLNQGQVCAASSRIYIEAPLFDTVVSDFEQAVKSLSVGPGMSQEAHINPLVSRAHCDKVQTFLDEAQSRQAELIVGNRGPSGEGYYVSPTLVVNPDASLRLTREEVFGPVVNLVRVADGEEALRLANDTEYGLTASVWTQNISKALEYTDRLQAGTVWINSHTLIDANLPFGGMKQSGTGRDFGPDWLDGWCETKSVCVRY; the protein is encoded by the coding sequence ATGTCTGATACACAGGTCGCCGTACTGCACTGCGTGCAGCAATTTCTGGATCGCCAACATGGCCTCTGGATTGAAGGACGCCACTCCGCCTCCGACAGCGAAAAGCGTCTGGAGATCTTTAACCCGGCTACCGGCCAGGTGATTGCCTCGACGGCCGATGCCAGCGCGCAGGATGTGGACCGCGCGGTGATGTCCGGCTGGCGTGCCTTCGTGGCCCGCAGCTGGTCAGGCAAACTGCCTGCGGAACGTGAACGTATTCTGCTGCGCTTTGCCGATCTGGTGGAGCAGCACACCGAGGAGCTGGCCCAGCTCGAAACCCTGGAGCAGGGTAAATCCATTAACATCTCCCGCGCCTTTGAAGTGGGCTGCACCCTGAACTGGATGCGCTATACCGCCGGGCTGACCACTAAAATTTCCGGTAAGACGCTGGATCTCTCCATTCCGATGCCGCAGGGCGCCCGCTATCAGGCGTGGACCCGCAAAGAGCCGATTGGCGTGGTGGCCGGGATCGTGCCGTGGAACTTCCCGCTGCTGATCGGCATGTGGAAAGTGATGCCTGCCCTGGCGGCTGGCTGCTCTATCGTGATCAAACCGTCGGAAACCACGCCGCTGACCCTGCTGCGCGTGGCGGAACTGGCAAGCGAAGCCGGGATCCCGGACGGCGTCTTCAACGTGGTGACCGGCAGCGGGGCGGTGTGTGGCGCCGCGCTGACCAACCATCCGCATATCGCCAAGGTGAGCTTCACCGGCTCAACCGCCACCGGCAAACAGATTGCGCGCTCCGCCGCCGACCGCCTGATGGGCGTGACCCTGGAGCTGGGCGGTAAAAACCCGGCTATCGTTTTGAAAGATGCGGATCCGTCATGGGTTATCGAAGGGCTGATGACCGGCAGCTTCCTGAACCAGGGCCAGGTCTGTGCGGCAAGCTCGCGGATTTATATCGAAGCGCCGCTGTTTGATACCGTGGTAAGCGATTTTGAGCAGGCGGTGAAATCCCTGAGCGTCGGGCCGGGAATGTCTCAGGAGGCGCACATTAACCCGCTGGTCTCCCGCGCCCACTGCGACAAAGTGCAGACCTTCCTCGACGAGGCGCAGTCGCGTCAGGCCGAGCTGATCGTCGGGAATCGTGGCCCGAGCGGCGAGGGGTATTACGTCTCGCCGACCCTGGTGGTCAACCCGGACGCCAGCCTGCGTCTGACCCGCGAAGAGGTGTTTGGCCCGGTGGTGAACCTGGTGCGCGTCGCCGACGGCGAAGAGGCCCTGCGCCTGGCAAATGACACCGAATACGGTCTGACCGCCAGCGTCTGGACGCAAAACATCAGCAAAGCGCTGGAGTATACCGATCGCCTGCAGGCCGGCACGGTGTGGATCAACAGCCACACCCTGATCGACGCCAACCTGCCGTTCGGCGGCATGAAGCAGTCCGGCACCGGCCGCGATTTCGGCCCGGACTGGCTGGACGGCTGGTGTGAAACCAAATCGGTGTGTGTGAGGTATTAG
- the feaR gene encoding transcriptional regulator FeaR, with translation MACANEQDNYQHWLAQINQVCGSFAARPMSGEFYGELESTWTGNLKLSTVTAGGVNLFRTRQEIKTSNDAWFYTVFQLDGEAGLEQDDRQIVLNAGDITLIDASRPCSIYWPEKSRQISLLLPRQILEQHFRFQEVTCAQKLSRSLPTVQLSYRLLQDSMNNPALSETESEAALEAMVCLLRPVLQQRESVQPRKERQFTNVLTLIDDHIQAEHLRPEWIASECGMSVRSLYRMFAEKGLVVAQYIKNRRLDLCAQMLRGARDDEKLAGIGYSWGFTDHSHFSTAFKQRFGVSPGEYRKRHR, from the coding sequence ATGGCATGTGCAAACGAACAGGACAACTACCAGCACTGGCTGGCGCAGATTAATCAGGTTTGCGGCAGTTTTGCCGCCCGGCCCATGAGCGGCGAGTTTTATGGCGAGCTGGAATCGACCTGGACCGGCAACCTGAAACTGAGCACCGTGACCGCCGGCGGCGTGAACCTGTTTCGCACTCGCCAGGAGATCAAAACCAGCAACGACGCCTGGTTCTACACCGTGTTTCAGCTGGATGGCGAAGCGGGTCTGGAGCAGGACGATCGCCAGATTGTGCTGAACGCCGGGGATATCACCCTGATTGACGCCTCCCGCCCCTGCTCGATCTACTGGCCAGAAAAATCACGTCAGATCTCGCTCCTGCTGCCGCGTCAGATCCTCGAGCAGCACTTTCGCTTTCAGGAAGTGACCTGCGCGCAAAAACTCTCCCGCAGCCTGCCCACCGTTCAGCTTAGCTATCGCCTGCTGCAGGACAGCATGAACAACCCGGCGTTAAGCGAAACCGAAAGCGAAGCCGCGCTGGAGGCGATGGTCTGCCTGCTGCGCCCGGTATTGCAGCAGCGTGAAAGCGTGCAGCCGCGCAAGGAGCGCCAGTTTACGAACGTGCTGACCCTGATCGACGACCATATTCAGGCCGAACACCTGCGCCCGGAGTGGATCGCCTCGGAGTGTGGGATGTCAGTGCGGAGCCTGTACCGGATGTTCGCCGAAAAAGGGCTGGTGGTGGCGCAGTACATTAAAAATCGTCGTCTGGATTTGTGCGCGCAGATGCTGCGCGGCGCCCGCGATGACGAAAAACTGGCGGGCATTGGCTACAGCTGGGGATTTACCGATCACAGCCACTTCTCCACGGCCTTTAAGCAGCGTTTTGGCGTGTCGCCAGGCGAATACCGCAAACGCCACCGCTGA
- a CDS encoding YdbL family protein: MRKRILLMILTLGLCAPALALTLNEARSAGRVGETLSGYIAPRSQDRETLALVEQINKARTDSYQKLADSNNIPVDEVAKMAGTKLVARANPGEYVQGINGKWLQK, translated from the coding sequence ATGAGAAAACGCATTTTGCTGATGATATTAACGCTGGGGCTCTGCGCACCCGCGCTGGCGCTGACCCTCAACGAGGCCCGCAGTGCCGGGCGGGTCGGTGAAACCCTGAGCGGCTATATTGCGCCGCGGAGCCAGGATCGCGAGACGCTGGCGCTGGTGGAGCAGATCAACAAGGCCCGCACCGACAGCTATCAGAAGCTTGCCGACAGCAATAACATTCCGGTGGATGAAGTGGCAAAAATGGCCGGGACGAAACTGGTCGCGCGCGCCAACCCCGGCGAGTATGTCCAGGGGATCAACGGCAAGTGGTTGCAGAAGTGA
- a CDS encoding YnbE family lipoprotein: MKKLAGGFTVIVILTLTGCTPRIEVAASKEPITINMNVKIEHEIHIKVDKDVETLLKSRSDLF, from the coding sequence ATGAAAAAGCTGGCCGGTGGGTTCACCGTGATTGTGATACTGACGCTGACAGGCTGCACGCCAAGGATCGAAGTGGCGGCGTCGAAGGAGCCGATCACCATCAACATGAACGTCAAAATTGAACATGAAATCCATATCAAAGTGGATAAAGACGTGGAGACGCTGCTGAAGTCACGCAGCGATCTGTTCTGA
- a CDS encoding YdbH family protein encodes MRGKYKAAIALLLLIVLLPLTLLLTLAQWVPTLAGIWLPAGTRIAFEKSPRLTRNALVIADLRYLVDDCEIARVEDATLSHPSRWKIDIAGLDLNSACLSKIPASEPTPAAPRTLAEWQSLLPNTWLTIDRLTLSPWQQWQGKLTASLTPSRQDITYHGEQFSLRGTLRGRSLTISDVTLNLPDNPQPVTLVGEFTLPLVPDGLPVQGHAVATFSVPQLPSLVDADLAWQDNQGQLVLVERESREPLLDLPWQITSEQLTISDGRWRWDRAGIPLSGRLGLKIDNWQQGTENAVISGRMNVLTQGDAGKGNAVLTFGPGKLSVDNSAMPMQLTGVAKQNDLILYAKLPAMLSGSLAEPRLAFAPGALLRSRGRIIDSLNIDEVRWPLAGVALTRNGIDGRLQAILRAHEQEMGDFTLHLDGRASDFLPDRGLWQWRYWGEGNFTPMQARWDVAGRGEWRDSVIELSELSTGFDQLKYGTMHASTPRMVLESPIRWQRDPARPHFSGALSFDAGETTFTGGSVLPPSTVKFSVDGSDPTLFRFKGTLNAKAIGPVQLNGRWDGERLRGQAWWPKQSLTVFQPLVPPDWKMTLREGELYAQVAFSAAADQGFEAGGHGVVKGGSVWMPDNKVNGVDFVLPFRFSQGTWSLGTHGPVTLRIGEVINQVTARNITADLQGDYPWSEANPLLLTDVSVDLLGGKVTMQQLRMPQHDAALLRVSNISSSELISAVNPKQFALSGPFSGALPFWLDNDKWIIKDGWLTNAGPMTLRLDKDTADALAKENGSAAGAINWLRYMEISQSWTTLNVDNLGELTLASTLRGASRVEDQTQAVNLNYTHQENLFTLWRSLRFGDNLQTWLEQHAALPDNRCPTGKECKEQP; translated from the coding sequence ATGAGGGGTAAATACAAAGCCGCAATCGCGCTACTGCTGCTGATCGTTCTTTTACCGCTGACGCTGCTGCTGACCCTTGCGCAGTGGGTTCCCACGCTTGCCGGTATCTGGCTACCCGCAGGCACCCGGATCGCCTTTGAAAAAAGCCCGCGCCTGACCCGCAACGCCCTGGTGATCGCCGATCTGCGCTATCTGGTGGACGACTGCGAAATCGCCCGCGTGGAAGACGCCACGCTCAGCCACCCGAGTCGCTGGAAAATCGACATCGCCGGGCTGGATCTCAACAGCGCGTGCCTGAGTAAAATCCCTGCCAGCGAGCCTACGCCCGCCGCACCGCGAACGCTGGCCGAATGGCAGTCGCTGCTGCCCAATACCTGGCTGACCATCGATCGCCTGACGCTCTCTCCCTGGCAGCAGTGGCAGGGGAAGCTAACCGCCTCGCTGACCCCGTCGCGACAGGACATTACTTATCATGGGGAGCAGTTTAGCCTGCGTGGCACACTGCGTGGACGTTCCCTGACCATCAGCGACGTCACGCTCAATCTGCCCGATAACCCGCAGCCGGTAACCCTGGTGGGGGAATTTACCCTGCCGCTGGTGCCGGACGGCCTGCCGGTGCAGGGGCATGCGGTAGCGACCTTCTCGGTCCCGCAGCTCCCGTCGCTGGTGGATGCCGATCTGGCGTGGCAGGACAATCAGGGCCAGCTGGTACTGGTTGAGCGGGAGAGCCGCGAGCCGCTGCTGGATCTCCCCTGGCAGATCACCTCAGAACAACTGACCATCAGCGACGGGCGCTGGCGCTGGGATCGGGCCGGTATTCCTCTGAGCGGACGCCTGGGGTTGAAGATCGATAACTGGCAGCAGGGCACGGAAAACGCCGTTATCAGCGGACGGATGAACGTTCTGACCCAGGGCGATGCCGGGAAGGGCAACGCGGTGCTGACTTTTGGCCCCGGCAAGCTCAGCGTGGATAACAGCGCCATGCCGATGCAGCTTACCGGTGTCGCCAAACAGAACGACCTGATCCTCTATGCAAAGCTTCCCGCCATGCTGAGCGGTAGCCTTGCCGAGCCCCGTCTGGCGTTTGCGCCCGGGGCACTGCTGCGTTCACGCGGGCGGATCATTGATTCTCTTAATATCGACGAGGTGCGCTGGCCGCTGGCCGGCGTGGCGCTGACCCGCAACGGCATCGACGGCCGCCTGCAGGCGATTTTGCGCGCTCATGAACAGGAGATGGGGGATTTCACCCTGCATCTCGACGGCCGGGCCAGTGACTTCCTGCCGGATCGCGGCCTGTGGCAGTGGCGCTACTGGGGTGAGGGCAACTTCACTCCGATGCAGGCCCGCTGGGACGTGGCGGGCAGGGGCGAGTGGCGCGACAGCGTCATTGAACTCAGTGAACTCTCGACCGGGTTTGACCAGCTGAAGTACGGCACTATGCATGCCAGCACGCCGCGGATGGTGCTGGAGAGCCCGATCCGCTGGCAGCGCGATCCCGCCCGGCCGCATTTCAGCGGCGCATTATCCTTTGACGCCGGAGAAACCACCTTCACCGGCGGCAGCGTGTTACCCCCTTCAACGGTCAAATTCAGTGTCGATGGCAGCGATCCGACCCTGTTCCGCTTCAAAGGCACCCTTAATGCCAAAGCGATCGGCCCGGTGCAGTTGAACGGGCGCTGGGACGGGGAGCGTCTGCGCGGCCAGGCCTGGTGGCCGAAGCAATCCCTGACCGTCTTCCAGCCGCTGGTCCCGCCGGACTGGAAAATGACCCTGCGCGAAGGGGAGCTGTATGCCCAGGTGGCGTTCTCGGCGGCGGCCGATCAGGGTTTTGAGGCCGGAGGCCACGGGGTAGTGAAAGGCGGCAGCGTCTGGATGCCGGATAACAAAGTAAACGGCGTTGATTTTGTCCTGCCGTTCCGCTTTAGCCAGGGCACCTGGTCGCTGGGCACCCATGGGCCGGTGACGCTGCGCATTGGCGAAGTGATCAATCAGGTGACGGCCCGCAATATTACCGCCGATCTGCAGGGGGACTACCCGTGGAGCGAGGCGAATCCGCTGCTGCTGACCGACGTCAGCGTGGATCTGCTGGGCGGTAAAGTGACCATGCAGCAGCTGCGGATGCCGCAGCACGATGCGGCCCTGCTGCGGGTCAGCAATATCTCCTCCAGCGAGCTCATTAGCGCCGTTAATCCGAAACAGTTTGCCCTGTCCGGGCCGTTCAGCGGGGCGCTGCCGTTCTGGCTGGACAACGACAAGTGGATCATCAAAGATGGCTGGCTGACTAACGCCGGGCCGATGACCCTGCGCCTCGACAAAGACACCGCCGATGCCCTGGCTAAAGAGAACGGGTCGGCGGCGGGGGCCATTAACTGGCTTCGCTATATGGAAATTTCGCAGTCGTGGACGACACTCAATGTAGATAACCTGGGTGAATTAACTCTGGCATCGACCCTCCGTGGCGCCAGCCGCGTTGAGGACCAGACGCAAGCCGTCAACCTCAACTACACCCATCAGGAGAACCTGTTCACCCTCTGGCGCAGCCTGCGTTTTGGCGACAATCTGCAGACCTGGCTGGAGCAACACGCAGCATTACCGGATAACCGCTGCCCGACAGGCAAGGAATGTAAGGAACAACCATGA
- a CDS encoding 2-hydroxyacid dehydrogenase: MKLAVYSTKQYDKKYLQHVNEGYGFELEFFDFLLNEKTAKTAHGCDAVCIFVNDDGSRPVLEELKKQGVKYIALRCAGFNNVDLDAAKELGLQVVRVPAYSPEAVAEHAIGLMMSLNRRIHRAYQRTRDANFSLEGLTGFTMYGKTAGVIGTGKIGVAALRILKGFGMRLLAFDPYPSAAALELGVEYVDLKTLYAESDVISLHCPLTADNYHLLNQSAFDQMKDGVMIVNTSRGGLVDSQAAIEALKTQKIGALGMDVYENERDLFFEDKSNDVIQDDVFRRLSACHNVLFTGHQAFLTAEALISISETTLGNLSQLEKGEASPNALF; this comes from the coding sequence ATGAAACTCGCGGTTTACAGCACAAAGCAGTACGACAAAAAGTATCTGCAACATGTTAACGAGGGATATGGATTCGAACTTGAATTTTTCGACTTTCTGCTTAACGAAAAAACGGCCAAAACCGCGCATGGCTGCGATGCGGTCTGTATTTTCGTTAATGATGACGGCAGTCGTCCAGTGCTGGAAGAGCTTAAAAAACAGGGCGTGAAATACATCGCTCTGCGCTGCGCGGGCTTCAACAATGTCGACCTCGACGCGGCTAAAGAGCTGGGTCTGCAGGTAGTGCGCGTCCCGGCCTACTCCCCGGAAGCGGTGGCGGAACATGCTATCGGCCTGATGATGTCTCTGAACCGTCGTATTCACCGTGCTTATCAACGCACCCGTGATGCCAACTTCTCGCTGGAAGGGCTGACCGGCTTTACGATGTACGGCAAAACCGCCGGGGTGATCGGCACCGGTAAAATTGGCGTCGCGGCACTGCGGATCCTCAAGGGTTTTGGTATGCGCCTGCTGGCGTTTGACCCGTATCCAAGCGCCGCCGCGCTGGAGCTGGGTGTGGAGTATGTTGACCTGAAAACCCTGTACGCTGAGTCAGACGTGATCTCCCTGCACTGCCCGCTAACCGCAGACAATTACCATCTGCTGAACCAGAGCGCGTTCGATCAGATGAAAGATGGCGTGATGATCGTTAACACCAGCCGCGGTGGCCTGGTGGATTCCCAGGCGGCGATTGAGGCGCTGAAAACGCAAAAAATCGGCGCGCTCGGGATGGACGTATATGAGAACGAACGCGATCTGTTCTTTGAAGATAAGTCTAACGACGTGATTCAGGATGACGTGTTCCGTCGCCTCTCCGCCTGCCACAACGTGCTGTTTACCGGGCATCAGGCGTTTTTGACCGCTGAGGCGCTGATCAGTATTTCCGAGACCACGCTGGGTAACCTGAGCCAGCTCGAGAAAGGCGAAGCGAGCCCGAACGCGCTGTTCTGA
- the hslJ gene encoding heat shock protein HslJ produces the protein MKTLVAVTILSMALAGCVNPGKASVQEEQLQQHRFVLQSMNGTAINPATTPPEIAFGEDLAVSGVMCNRFSGQGKLSDGELKVKALAMTRKLCTEPQLNDLDHAIGTMLRNGTQVDLTEDVLTLATAETTLVFKRAE, from the coding sequence ATGAAAACGCTCGTCGCAGTAACGATCCTCAGCATGGCGCTGGCAGGCTGTGTCAATCCAGGGAAAGCCTCTGTTCAGGAAGAACAGCTTCAGCAGCACCGCTTTGTGCTGCAGAGTATGAACGGCACCGCCATTAACCCGGCCACTACGCCGCCGGAGATTGCCTTTGGTGAAGACCTGGCGGTATCAGGCGTGATGTGTAACCGCTTCAGCGGTCAGGGTAAGCTGTCTGACGGCGAGCTCAAGGTTAAAGCGCTCGCCATGACGCGTAAGCTGTGTACCGAGCCACAGCTCAATGACCTGGATCACGCGATCGGCACCATGCTGCGCAACGGGACGCAGGTCGATCTGACGGAAGACGTATTAACCCTGGCGACGGCAGAGACGACGCTGGTCTTTAAACGCGCAGAGTAA
- a CDS encoding DUF333 domain-containing protein produces the protein MRAAFWVGCAALLLSACSNEPVQQATAAHVAPGMRAAMSSSGQANCAMIGGSLSVARQLDGSAIGMCALPNGKRCSEQSLAVGSCGAY, from the coding sequence ATGCGCGCAGCATTTTGGGTTGGGTGTGCCGCTTTGTTACTGTCGGCCTGCAGCAATGAACCTGTACAGCAGGCTACCGCCGCGCACGTCGCGCCGGGGATGAGGGCGGCGATGTCCAGTTCCGGGCAGGCAAATTGCGCCATGATTGGCGGGTCGCTGTCCGTTGCGCGTCAGCTGGATGGCTCGGCCATCGGCATGTGTGCGCTGCCTAACGGCAAACGCTGCAGTGAACAGTCGCTCGCCGTCGGGTCCTGCGGAGCTTACTGA
- the nifJ gene encoding pyruvate:ferredoxin (flavodoxin) oxidoreductase, with translation MQTIDGNGAVASVAFRTSEVIAIYPITPSSTMAEQVDAWAGNGLKNVWGDVPRVVEMQSEAGAIATVHGALQTGALSTSFTSSQGLLLMIPTLYKLAGQLTPFVLHVAARTIATHALSIFGDHSDVMAVRQTGCALLCSASVQEAQDFALISHMATLKSRVPFIHFFDGFRTSHEINKIVSISDDTIRSLLPQAEIDAHRARALNPEHPVIRGTSANPDTYFQSREATNPWYNAVYDHVEQAMADFAAATGRAYKPFEYYGHPQAERVIVIMGSAIGTCEEVVDELLSRGEKVGVLKVRLYRPFSARHLLAVLPESARSVAVLDRTKEPGAQAEPLYLDVMTALAEAFNGGERETLPRVIGGRYGLSSKEFGPECVLAIFNELSAAKPKPRFTVGIYDDVTNLSLSLPENTLPSTAKLEALFYGLGSDGSVSATKNNIKIIGNSTPWYAQGYFVYDSKKAGGLTVSHLRVSEQPIRSAYLVSQADFVGCHQLQFIDKYQMAERLKPGGIFLLNTPYSADEVWGRLPQEVQAVLNQKKAKFYIVNAAKIARECGLAARINTVMQMAFFHLTQILPGDSALMELQGAIAKSYSSKGQELVERNWQALALARESLAEVPLQPVNAHSPNRPPVVSDAAPDFVKTVTAAMLAGLGDALPVSALPPDGTWPMGTTRWEKRNIAEAIPIWKEELCTQCNHCVAACPHSAIRAKVVSPEAMEDAPASLHSLDVKSRDMRGQKYVLQVAPEDCTGCNLCVEVCPAKDRQNPEIKAINMMSRLEHVEEEKVNYDFFLDLPEIDRNSLERIDIRTSQLITPLFEYSGACSGCGETPYIKLLTQLYGDRMLIANATGCSSIYGGNLPSTPYTTDVNGRGPAWANSLFEDNAEFGLGFRLTVDQHRVRVMRLLEQFADKIPPELNNALHSEATPDVRRQQVAELRQHLTGVEGAEQLLTDADALVEKSIWLIGGDGWAYDIGFGGLDHVLSLTENVNILVLDTQCYSNTGGQASKATPLGAVTKFGEHGKRKARKDLGVSMMMYGHVYVAQISLGAQLNQTVKAIQEAEAYPGPSLIIAYSPCEEHGYDLALSHDQMRQLTATGFWPLYRFDPRRADEGKLPLALDSRPPSDALAETLMQEQRFRRLNAQQPEVAEQLWKDAAADLQKRYDFLAQLAGKAEKSVSE, from the coding sequence ATGCAAACTATTGACGGGAATGGCGCAGTCGCGTCCGTCGCGTTTCGCACCAGTGAAGTGATCGCCATCTATCCCATTACACCCAGCTCAACGATGGCTGAACAGGTTGATGCCTGGGCCGGAAACGGGCTGAAAAACGTCTGGGGTGATGTGCCCCGGGTGGTCGAAATGCAGTCTGAAGCCGGGGCGATTGCTACCGTTCACGGCGCGCTGCAGACCGGGGCGCTGTCCACCTCCTTTACCTCGTCGCAGGGGCTGCTGCTGATGATCCCGACGCTGTACAAGCTGGCGGGACAACTTACTCCGTTCGTACTGCACGTCGCGGCGCGTACCATCGCCACCCACGCCCTGTCGATTTTTGGCGATCACTCTGACGTGATGGCCGTGCGCCAGACCGGCTGCGCCCTGCTCTGTTCCGCCAGCGTGCAGGAGGCGCAGGATTTTGCCCTGATCTCCCATATGGCGACCCTGAAAAGCCGGGTGCCGTTTATCCACTTCTTCGACGGTTTCCGCACCTCGCACGAAATTAATAAGATTGTGTCAATCTCCGATGACACCATCCGCAGCCTCCTCCCGCAGGCAGAGATCGATGCTCATCGCGCCCGCGCGCTGAACCCGGAACATCCGGTGATCCGCGGCACCTCCGCTAACCCGGATACCTACTTCCAGTCCCGCGAGGCCACTAATCCGTGGTACAACGCGGTCTATGACCACGTGGAACAGGCGATGGCCGATTTTGCCGCCGCCACGGGACGGGCGTACAAACCGTTCGAGTATTACGGCCATCCGCAGGCAGAGCGCGTGATTGTGATCATGGGATCTGCTATCGGTACCTGTGAAGAGGTCGTGGATGAACTGCTGAGCCGGGGCGAGAAAGTCGGCGTGCTGAAAGTGCGCCTCTACCGCCCGTTCTCTGCCAGACACCTGCTGGCGGTATTGCCGGAAAGTGCGCGGTCGGTGGCGGTGCTGGATCGTACTAAAGAGCCGGGCGCCCAGGCCGAGCCGCTCTATCTGGACGTGATGACCGCCCTGGCCGAGGCCTTTAACGGCGGCGAGCGCGAAACTTTGCCGCGGGTGATTGGCGGACGCTATGGCCTCTCCTCCAAAGAGTTTGGCCCCGAATGCGTGCTGGCCATCTTCAACGAGCTGAGCGCCGCGAAGCCGAAACCGCGCTTTACCGTTGGCATCTATGACGATGTCACCAATCTGTCCCTGTCGTTGCCGGAAAACACCCTGCCCTCCACGGCGAAGCTGGAAGCGCTGTTTTACGGCCTGGGCAGCGACGGTAGCGTGTCGGCCACCAAAAACAACATCAAGATCATCGGTAACTCCACGCCGTGGTATGCCCAGGGCTATTTCGTCTATGACTCGAAAAAAGCCGGTGGCCTGACGGTGTCCCACCTGCGCGTCAGCGAGCAGCCGATCCGCTCGGCGTACCTGGTGTCGCAGGCCGATTTCGTCGGCTGCCACCAGCTGCAGTTTATCGACAAATACCAGATGGCCGAGCGCCTGAAGCCGGGCGGGATTTTCCTGCTTAATACCCCGTACAGCGCCGATGAGGTCTGGGGGCGTCTGCCGCAGGAAGTGCAGGCGGTGCTGAACCAGAAAAAAGCGAAGTTCTATATCGTTAATGCGGCGAAAATCGCCCGCGAATGCGGCCTGGCTGCGCGTATCAACACCGTTATGCAGATGGCGTTCTTCCATCTGACGCAGATCCTGCCGGGCGACAGCGCTCTGATGGAGCTGCAGGGGGCGATCGCCAAAAGCTACAGCAGCAAAGGTCAGGAGCTGGTGGAGCGCAACTGGCAGGCGCTGGCGCTGGCCCGGGAGTCGCTGGCCGAGGTGCCGCTGCAGCCGGTGAATGCCCACAGCCCGAACCGCCCGCCAGTGGTCTCCGATGCGGCGCCGGACTTTGTCAAAACCGTGACCGCGGCGATGCTGGCCGGTCTGGGCGATGCCCTGCCCGTCTCCGCGCTGCCGCCGGACGGCACCTGGCCGATGGGCACCACCCGCTGGGAAAAACGCAATATTGCCGAAGCGATCCCGATCTGGAAAGAGGAGCTGTGCACCCAGTGTAACCACTGCGTGGCCGCCTGCCCGCACTCCGCGATCCGCGCCAAAGTTGTCTCTCCTGAGGCAATGGAGGACGCTCCGGCCAGCCTGCACTCGCTGGATGTGAAATCACGCGACATGCGCGGCCAGAAATATGTCCTGCAGGTGGCACCGGAAGATTGCACCGGCTGTAACCTCTGCGTGGAAGTCTGCCCGGCGAAAGATCGCCAGAACCCGGAGATCAAGGCTATTAATATGATGTCGCGCCTTGAGCATGTGGAAGAGGAGAAAGTGAATTACGACTTCTTCCTCGACCTGCCGGAAATCGATCGCAACAGCCTTGAGCGTATTGATATTCGTACCTCCCAGCTGATCACCCCGCTGTTCGAATACTCCGGGGCCTGTTCCGGCTGCGGCGAAACGCCGTACATCAAGCTGCTGACCCAGCTGTATGGCGACCGGATGCTGATCGCCAACGCCACCGGCTGTTCGTCGATTTATGGCGGTAACCTGCCGTCCACGCCGTACACCACCGACGTCAACGGCCGTGGCCCGGCGTGGGCAAACTCGCTGTTCGAGGATAACGCCGAGTTTGGGCTGGGCTTCCGCTTAACGGTGGACCAGCACCGCGTGCGCGTGATGCGCCTGCTGGAGCAGTTTGCCGATAAGATCCCGCCAGAGCTGAACAACGCTCTGCACAGCGAGGCCACACCGGACGTACGTCGCCAGCAGGTGGCGGAGCTGCGTCAGCATCTGACAGGCGTTGAAGGGGCAGAACAGCTGTTAACCGATGCCGATGCGCTGGTCGAGAAATCGATCTGGCTGATTGGCGGTGATGGCTGGGCCTATGACATCGGCTTTGGCGGCCTCGATCACGTCCTCAGCCTGACCGAGAACGTTAATATTCTGGTGCTGGATACCCAGTGTTACTCCAATACCGGCGGCCAGGCTTCGAAAGCGACCCCGCTGGGGGCGGTAACCAAGTTTGGCGAGCATGGCAAACGTAAAGCGCGCAAAGATTTGGGCGTCAGCATGATGATGTACGGCCATGTCTATGTGGCGCAGATCTCGCTGGGGGCGCAGCTGAACCAGACGGTGAAGGCGATTCAGGAGGCGGAAGCCTATCCTGGCCCGTCGCTGATCATCGCCTACAGCCCTTGCGAGGAGCATGGCTACGATCTGGCGCTGAGCCACGATCAGATGCGCCAGCTGACAGCAACCGGGTTCTGGCCGCTGTACCGCTTCGACCCGCGTCGTGCCGATGAGGGTAAACTGCCGCTGGCGCTGGATTCCCGTCCACCGTCGGATGCGCTGGCAGAGACGCTGATGCAGGAGCAACGCTTCCGTCGCCTCAACGCCCAGCAGCCCGAAGTGGCAGAGCAGCTGTGGAAGGATGCCGCCGCCGATCTGCAAAAACGCTACGACTTCCTGGCGCAGTTAGCCGGTAAAGCCGAAAAATCGGTCAGCGAATAA